A DNA window from Pyrus communis chromosome 3, drPyrComm1.1, whole genome shotgun sequence contains the following coding sequences:
- the LOC137728230 gene encoding uncharacterized protein: MKTIFRSHDLWDMVEKGYSSLAKKEEEITATELKLLKETIVKDVKALSIIQGAVSDEIFPRIAILETAKEAWDVLKQEFIGDKQVRFVKLQSLRRNFEYTRMSKHKTLSVYLVRLFDLITQMKSYDEDLGNQRIMQKLLISLPKSYDSIVAVIENTRDLEIVDVQDIVATLKGYEQKIKRHSENSTKKAFASLSIAHKKNNYNVNQNFKPTKNWKTKGKKWDNRPVHQQGKIVGSSDGAKNPCKHCDKLHFVECWFKGKPRCHKCDKPRHFAKDCRSKKDTQQANYVG, encoded by the coding sequence ATGAAGACCATATTCAGATCTCACGATTTGTGGGATATGGTTGAGAAGGGGTACAGTTCTTTGgcgaagaaagaggaagagatcACTGCAACTGAGCTTAAGCTCCTGAAGGAGACCATAGTTAAAGATGTTAAGGCTCTCAGCATCATTCAAGGAGCTGTGTCAGATGAAATTTTCCCTAGGATCGCCATACTAGAGACGGCAAAGGAGGCTTGGGATGTACTGAAGCAAGAGTTCATTGGAGACAAACAAGTGAGATTTGTGAAACTTCAAAGTTTAAGGCGTAATTTTGAATATACTCGGATGAGTAAGCATAAAACACTCTCTGTGTATCTTGTGCGATTATTTGATCTTATTACACAAATGAAAAGTTATGATGAAGATCTTGGAAATCAAAGAATTATGCAGAAGTTATTAATTAGCCTCCCTAAATCTTATGATAGTATTGTAGCTGTGATTGAAAATACTAGGGATTTGGAGATAGTTGATGTGCAAGATATAGTTGCGACTTTAAAAGGGTATGAACAGAAAATTAAGAGGCATTCTGAAAATAGTACTAAGAAAGCTTTTGCTAGTTTAAGTATAGCCCACAAGAAGAATAATTACAATGTTaatcaaaacttcaaacccACAAAGAATTGGAAGACAAAGGGTAAGAAGTGGGATAACAGACCTGTGCACCAACAAGGGAAAATTGTTGGATCTTCTGATGGAGCCAAGAACCCTTGCAAACACTGTGACAAATTACATTTTGTAGAGTGTTGGTTCAAGGGGAAACCAAGATGTCATAAATGTGATAAGCCAAGGCATT